In a single window of the Melioribacteraceae bacterium genome:
- a CDS encoding D-alanine--D-alanine ligase produces the protein MLNKKLRVALTYNIKPEDFSSAHQQLSHSDSKTNDANDIYAEWDSAETINALKNALAKYHDVLLIEADENAFIKLKELRPEIVFNVAEGAYGISREAQIPAMLDMLQIPYTGSDPLTLTTCLDKARTKEILAYHNIPTSKFILVNSLSEVDNVSISFPLMVKPVGEGSSKGIFNSSLVYNTGELKKLASEMFSRYNQPIIIEEFLPGREFTVALLGNGDSVEVLPIVEINLDQLPSSLQPIYSYEAKWIADTRENPLNIFTCPAKIDKALEKQIKETAINTFKIMRCRDWCRIDMRLDANGIPNIIELNPLPGILPDPKDNSCFPKAARTAGYSYDEMINKVLLTAAQRNSLI, from the coding sequence TTGTTAAATAAAAAATTAAGAGTAGCACTCACATACAACATAAAACCGGAAGATTTTTCTTCTGCACACCAACAACTTTCTCATTCCGACAGTAAAACAAATGATGCAAATGATATTTATGCCGAATGGGATTCTGCAGAAACAATTAATGCTCTCAAAAATGCTCTAGCAAAATATCACGATGTGTTATTAATTGAAGCGGATGAAAATGCGTTTATTAAATTAAAAGAATTAAGACCAGAAATTGTGTTTAATGTTGCCGAAGGAGCGTATGGCATTAGCCGCGAGGCTCAAATTCCAGCCATGCTTGATATGCTTCAGATTCCTTATACTGGATCAGATCCATTAACATTAACTACTTGTCTCGATAAGGCGCGTACAAAAGAAATTCTAGCATATCATAACATTCCCACATCCAAATTTATTTTAGTGAATTCTCTTTCAGAAGTTGATAATGTTAGTATTTCATTTCCATTAATGGTAAAACCGGTTGGAGAGGGATCGAGCAAGGGGATTTTTAATTCTTCATTAGTATACAATACTGGTGAGCTAAAAAAATTAGCATCCGAAATGTTTAGCAGGTACAACCAGCCTATTATTATTGAAGAATTTTTGCCCGGAAGAGAGTTTACCGTGGCACTTTTAGGTAATGGTGATTCTGTTGAAGTATTGCCGATCGTAGAAATTAATTTAGACCAACTTCCTTCCTCACTTCAGCCAATTTATTCGTACGAAGCGAAGTGGATTGCCGACACCCGGGAAAATCCGTTGAATATTTTTACTTGTCCAGCCAAGATTGACAAAGCTCTAGAAAAGCAAATCAAAGAAACTGCAATAAATACTTTTAAGATTATGAGATGCAGAGACTGGTGCCGAATTGATATGAGACTTGATGCCAATGGAATTCCGAATATAATAGAATTAAATCCTCTTCCCGGCATTTTACCTGACCCAAAGGATAATTCATGTTTCCCCAAAGCGGCCAGAACAGCCGGATACTCGTACGATGAGATGATAAACAAAGTTTTGTTAACTGCCGCTCAGAGAAATAGTCTAATATGA
- a CDS encoding ATP-grasp domain-containing protein, whose product MTDKKKILICFNEPASIYDNYLGKEVNSGSDKVDLSEKDFLNQISFLKAILKKKYSKVETLAFNKNIFKMIDSIRAYNPDLIFNFVESVEGISNYESHVAGIFDLLGYNYTGNNSITLSNCLLKSRTKQILSSHQINTPSFRIAALNEIPSSKNLKLKFPVISKLIREDASIGISEFSVSKNYEELKQRLKYLFKNFKQDVIIEEYIEGRELNVAILGGKLLPISEIRFDGLPDGLPKIVTYEAKWAPESVYYNYTVPKVPAKVTKSLKEKVNYLALTSYEALSCRDYARVDIRIGKNNKPYVIEVNPNPDISPDSGFARSASAAGISYDKLIYTISTFGLMRKPYDTTFIN is encoded by the coding sequence ATGACTGATAAGAAGAAAATATTAATTTGTTTTAATGAACCAGCTTCGATCTATGACAATTATTTGGGAAAAGAAGTGAATTCTGGATCAGATAAAGTTGATTTATCTGAAAAGGATTTTTTAAATCAGATTTCTTTTCTTAAAGCAATACTAAAGAAAAAATATTCCAAAGTTGAAACATTAGCTTTCAATAAAAATATTTTCAAGATGATAGATTCAATTCGAGCATATAATCCCGATTTAATATTCAATTTTGTGGAATCTGTCGAGGGAATTTCTAATTACGAAAGTCATGTAGCCGGAATTTTCGATTTGCTCGGCTATAATTACACAGGTAATAATTCAATTACTTTGAGTAACTGTTTATTGAAATCGCGAACAAAGCAAATATTATCATCACACCAAATAAACACTCCAAGTTTTAGAATAGCTGCTTTAAATGAAATTCCATCTAGTAAAAACTTAAAACTAAAATTTCCTGTTATATCAAAATTGATTAGAGAGGATGCCAGTATTGGAATTTCAGAATTTTCTGTATCTAAAAATTATGAAGAGTTGAAACAAAGACTTAAGTATTTATTCAAAAACTTTAAGCAGGATGTAATAATCGAAGAGTATATTGAGGGGCGTGAACTCAATGTAGCTATACTCGGTGGCAAATTGCTCCCAATTTCTGAGATTAGATTTGATGGTTTGCCAGATGGACTTCCTAAAATTGTTACTTATGAAGCGAAATGGGCTCCGGAAAGTGTTTACTACAATTATACAGTTCCCAAAGTACCGGCAAAGGTAACCAAATCATTAAAAGAAAAAGTTAATTATCTGGCATTGACTTCCTATGAAGCATTAAGCTGCCGGGACTATGCTAGGGTTGATATACGAATCGGCAAGAATAATAAACCATATGTTATTGAGGTGAACCCAAATCCCGATATATCTCCCGATTCCGGTTTTGCCCGTTCTGCTTCTGCCGCAGGTATTAGTTACGATAAATTGATATATACTATTTCAACATTTGGTTTAATGAGAAAACCGTATGATACAACTTTTATCAACTGA
- a CDS encoding GNAT family N-acetyltransferase, protein MIQLLSTDHRAQLVELIERIVNFSNEEKLTAVELIDEALSGTPGCSYIVYVAKDSEKVLGYYCIGKRYLTDGVYDLYWIVVDQNNQKGGVGSKLLQHAENFVKENKGRWILAETSSKESYIATRNFYLRNKYSIVSQIKDFYTIKDDLIVFGKYFNSN, encoded by the coding sequence ATGATACAACTTTTATCAACTGACCACCGAGCACAATTAGTAGAATTAATTGAGCGTATTGTTAATTTTTCTAATGAAGAAAAATTAACCGCAGTTGAGCTAATTGATGAGGCACTTTCAGGTACTCCGGGTTGTTCATACATTGTTTATGTTGCTAAAGATTCAGAAAAAGTGCTTGGTTATTACTGCATAGGAAAAAGATATTTAACCGATGGAGTTTACGATTTGTACTGGATTGTGGTTGATCAAAATAATCAAAAAGGTGGAGTTGGTTCAAAATTGCTCCAACATGCCGAAAATTTTGTTAAAGAGAATAAAGGAAGATGGATCCTAGCAGAAACATCCTCCAAAGAAAGTTATATAGCTACAAGAAATTTTTATTTAAGAAATAAATATTCGATAGTCTCCCAAATAAAAGATTTTTATACAATCAAAGACGATTTAATTGTTTTTGGTAAATATTTTAACTCTAACTAA
- a CDS encoding KamA family radical SAM protein has protein sequence MELWQQMIRDSVHTVDQLVEKFGIDRKVAEGLDEFFQARINPYYLSLIRTPGDPIWKQCVPDKVELEDIDGFEDPLQEDAMSPVPNITHRYPDRVLFLTTSQCGMYCRFCTRKRKVGNSDKISMKELESAFKYLEKHPEVRDVIMSGGDPLMLTDTMLEKILKRLRQIPHIEIIRLGSKMPCVLPHRITPKLVEMLKKYHPIYVNTHFNHPWEITPESSKACEMLVNAGIPVSNQAVLMKDVNDDADVMKELFLKLLKIRVRPYYLYMADETRGANHFRTSIDTGIDIMYKLRGSISGLAIPHFVIDAPGGGGKIPILPQYILHRDEEKIVMRNYKNEVYVYRESHLPAAVKQEKNSVPVEIVTEVKGNGKNGNGGNGSSKKPKNLKEEIDVPELFSLNNN, from the coding sequence ATGGAACTCTGGCAGCAGATGATCAGAGACAGTGTTCACACTGTCGACCAACTTGTTGAAAAATTTGGTATCGACAGAAAAGTGGCAGAGGGGCTTGACGAATTTTTCCAAGCTCGAATAAATCCATATTACCTCAGTTTAATAAGAACTCCGGGTGATCCTATATGGAAGCAATGTGTACCGGATAAAGTTGAATTGGAAGATATTGATGGATTTGAAGATCCGCTTCAAGAAGACGCAATGAGTCCAGTTCCTAATATTACTCATCGTTATCCTGATAGAGTTCTTTTTCTTACTACTAGTCAATGTGGGATGTACTGCCGTTTTTGTACGAGAAAAAGAAAAGTGGGCAACTCAGATAAAATTTCGATGAAGGAACTTGAATCGGCATTCAAGTATTTGGAAAAGCATCCTGAAGTGAGAGATGTAATAATGTCGGGCGGTGATCCATTGATGCTAACTGATACAATGCTCGAAAAAATATTAAAACGGCTTCGTCAGATTCCACATATAGAAATTATTCGGTTGGGAAGTAAAATGCCCTGTGTGCTTCCTCATAGAATTACCCCTAAACTTGTTGAGATGTTAAAAAAGTATCATCCAATTTATGTTAACACTCACTTTAATCATCCTTGGGAAATTACACCGGAAAGCTCAAAAGCATGTGAAATGCTGGTGAATGCAGGAATCCCGGTTAGTAACCAAGCTGTATTAATGAAAGATGTGAATGACGACGCGGATGTGATGAAAGAGCTTTTCTTAAAACTTCTAAAAATTCGGGTCCGCCCCTATTATCTTTACATGGCTGATGAAACCCGTGGCGCAAATCATTTCCGTACTTCAATTGATACCGGTATTGATATAATGTACAAACTCCGCGGCAGTATTAGTGGGTTGGCTATTCCCCACTTTGTCATTGACGCACCTGGCGGCGGTGGTAAAATCCCGATTCTTCCTCAATACATTTTACATAGGGATGAGGAAAAAATTGTGATGAGAAATTATAAGAATGAAGTATATGTTTATAGAGAGTCTCATCTTCCGGCTGCTGTTAAGCAGGAAAAGAATAGTGTCCCGGTGGAAATTGTAACGGAAGTAAAAGGTAATGGGAAAAATGGTAATGGTGGTAATGGTTCCTCCAAAAAACCCAAGAACTTGAAAGAGGAAATAGATGTACCTGAATTGTTTTCTCTAAATAATAATTAA
- a CDS encoding NAD(+)/NADH kinase yields MNIGIVPNTAKSEILSILKRVTEILDKNSVQYFLSETTRQIEGAELELNNANSFYSTRDLATKCDVILSLGGDGTMLNTAFEIKNFNTPLVGVNIGKLGFLAEFDIENFGLFLSDFKSGNYTIEDRVSLDGECSDINESLFALNDIVIDKGPWPKMIELTIKINEKELSTFSADGLVISTPTGSTGYSLSVGGPIISPIADVIVLSPIAPHTLTARPLVISGDQEITIMVKSLAEKIQVSCDGQRVNFINTSASLKIKKGDAKIKLIHSQHYNYYETLRKKLFWGVDVRNEL; encoded by the coding sequence ATGAATATTGGAATAGTCCCAAACACTGCCAAAAGTGAAATTCTTTCAATATTGAAGCGGGTAACTGAAATTCTTGATAAAAATTCCGTGCAATATTTTTTGAGTGAGACTACCCGCCAAATTGAAGGTGCAGAGCTTGAATTAAATAATGCAAATAGTTTCTACTCAACCAGAGATCTTGCCACTAAATGTGATGTAATTCTTTCATTAGGCGGCGACGGAACAATGCTCAATACTGCCTTTGAAATAAAAAATTTTAATACACCATTAGTCGGCGTAAATATTGGAAAGCTTGGCTTCTTGGCCGAATTTGATATAGAAAATTTTGGGTTGTTCCTTTCCGATTTTAAGTCAGGTAATTATACAATTGAAGATCGAGTATCGCTTGATGGTGAATGTTCTGATATCAACGAATCATTATTCGCTTTAAATGATATTGTAATTGATAAAGGACCCTGGCCAAAAATGATAGAACTGACCATTAAGATAAATGAAAAGGAGCTTTCAACTTTCTCTGCTGATGGACTTGTAATCTCAACTCCTACAGGATCAACAGGTTACTCACTCTCAGTCGGCGGTCCAATTATTAGTCCAATTGCTGACGTGATTGTATTATCCCCAATTGCTCCTCACACTTTAACTGCAAGACCATTAGTTATCTCAGGGGATCAGGAAATAACTATTATGGTTAAATCTTTAGCAGAAAAAATACAGGTAAGTTGCGATGGACAAAGAGTGAATTTTATTAATACCTCTGCTTCACTTAAAATTAAGAAGGGGGATGCGAAGATCAAACTTATTCATTCACAGCACTATAATTACTACGAAACTTTAAGGAAGAAGCTATTTTGGGGTGTTGATGTTAGAAATGAATTATAA
- a CDS encoding glycosyltransferase family 2 protein yields MEKKIKLSSIIIARDEERNIERCIASQIGIIDDIVLIVDSRTIDSTVEIAKKFSEVNVEIAEWSGFSSAKTLALEKTKYEWVFWIDADEELTELLKKEVEDFKDSAPQFDIYDVPRKAYFLGKWIKHCGWYPGRVPRLFNKSKISFNQKSVHEGLTGYNKVGHFKYDLNHYTDPNIEHYINKMNHYTTLAAKDIITQDKPVGLVDLIIRPLFIFIKMYILRLGFLDGFHGLVLSLFSAHYVFIKYSKVWELKK; encoded by the coding sequence ATGGAAAAAAAGATTAAACTTTCATCTATTATTATAGCTAGGGATGAAGAACGAAATATAGAACGCTGCATCGCTAGTCAAATTGGAATAATTGACGATATCGTGTTAATTGTTGATTCGCGGACAATAGACTCAACTGTTGAGATCGCGAAGAAATTCTCCGAGGTGAATGTTGAAATTGCCGAATGGTCAGGCTTCTCGTCAGCAAAAACACTCGCGCTAGAAAAAACTAAATATGAATGGGTATTTTGGATTGATGCTGATGAGGAATTAACCGAGTTGCTAAAAAAAGAAGTGGAAGACTTTAAAGATTCTGCTCCACAGTTTGATATTTATGATGTACCCCGAAAGGCATATTTCCTAGGGAAATGGATAAAACATTGCGGTTGGTATCCTGGAAGAGTTCCTCGACTCTTTAATAAATCTAAAATATCATTTAATCAAAAATCTGTCCATGAAGGATTAACCGGTTATAATAAGGTCGGTCATTTTAAATATGATTTGAACCATTATACAGATCCAAATATTGAGCATTATATAAATAAAATGAATCATTACACTACTTTAGCGGCAAAGGATATTATAACCCAAGATAAACCAGTCGGCTTAGTTGATTTGATTATTCGTCCATTATTTATTTTTATTAAAATGTATATTTTACGTTTAGGTTTTCTTGATGGATTTCATGGGCTAGTTTTATCATTATTTTCAGCTCATTACGTTTTTATTAAATACTCAAAAGTATGGGAACTTAAAAAATGA
- a CDS encoding O-antigen ligase family protein, with amino-acid sequence MTESIDLIKYKYNRLLFGFIIIFVLSLTNSIFINQIGYFGALFIVIILLFKKRITPQKNGLELAFIFFLAAEFISALLSVNKGEVFTILFKRMILIPIVYVMMFSLDNKEKTLSVFKIYLGAALVTLTLYVVFAYEHFISQLYQYEMRGPSPFQYVMTAGGLMAFTTVYTFTLFINEKPKLLIRVLYLALFLISSVALIASYTRAAWLGAITGIVVILIIKRKWWIIAPAALVIIGFFFLSKNESSVEKYSFGTEINKVGQINTEGRANNITSVADKMMIADHQNGLIILDDLTIVQTLETPAPAISSFGINDSLIVNYLMDSRFQFARIKDGKAKSLETVYSKGKTVDFKTINSSLFVLDIDSGLTVFEYTDSLRRFEFPQLTENSNFTADSNYFVVYNKKKQSLLLYENKYPEEFTLLDSLEYSTSVNLLWSFDGDYILQTDKELLVIGVENNTLSIKKSFNTTGIFRIQDYNNNLYGISFDGKFARIRDNEKKYDFSQLLQLQYSPSGFQLKDDYLYVSHNKRNRLLSIFDKNHETNHERLQMWSTGFKILSDHPLFGVGDIDLKTIYSKYKEPYFKEDFGHLHNNYIHFLVILGVIGFIVVVYLLGSILKLNIKIYSRLKNIPYASSYSLGTLAAFIGFLFSGIGEWNFGDQEIITLVWFTLGLNIAFYKNYSSELENGKKD; translated from the coding sequence ATGACAGAATCTATAGATTTAATAAAATATAAATATAATCGACTCCTATTCGGATTTATAATAATATTTGTGCTTAGTCTTACCAACTCCATATTTATAAACCAGATAGGTTATTTCGGCGCTTTATTTATAGTGATTATTTTATTATTCAAAAAACGAATCACACCCCAAAAAAATGGACTTGAGTTAGCCTTTATTTTTTTCTTAGCCGCAGAATTTATTTCAGCACTACTTTCAGTCAATAAAGGGGAAGTTTTTACAATACTTTTTAAAAGAATGATACTTATCCCGATTGTTTACGTAATGATGTTTTCTTTGGATAATAAAGAAAAAACCCTTTCAGTATTTAAAATTTATTTGGGTGCCGCACTAGTCACGTTAACTTTATATGTTGTTTTTGCTTACGAACACTTTATCTCACAGCTCTACCAATATGAAATGCGCGGCCCTTCGCCGTTCCAGTATGTAATGACCGCGGGTGGACTTATGGCATTTACAACCGTCTATACATTTACTCTATTCATAAATGAAAAACCTAAATTACTAATTCGAGTATTGTATTTGGCTTTGTTCCTAATATCATCTGTTGCATTAATTGCCAGTTATACAAGAGCAGCTTGGCTTGGGGCAATTACCGGAATAGTGGTTATATTAATTATAAAGCGCAAATGGTGGATTATAGCCCCCGCTGCTTTAGTAATAATCGGGTTCTTTTTTCTAAGTAAAAATGAAAGTTCGGTAGAGAAATATTCTTTCGGGACAGAAATAAATAAAGTAGGCCAAATTAATACTGAAGGTAGAGCGAATAATATCACCTCAGTTGCTGATAAAATGATGATAGCTGATCATCAAAATGGGTTAATAATTCTTGATGATTTAACTATTGTGCAAACTCTTGAAACTCCGGCTCCGGCAATTTCGTCATTTGGAATTAATGATTCGTTGATTGTAAACTATTTGATGGATTCAAGATTTCAATTTGCCAGGATTAAAGATGGTAAAGCAAAATCACTCGAGACAGTCTATTCAAAAGGGAAGACGGTTGATTTCAAAACAATTAATTCATCATTATTTGTGCTTGATATCGACAGCGGTTTAACCGTTTTTGAATATACAGATTCGTTGAGAAGATTCGAGTTCCCACAACTTACTGAGAATTCAAACTTTACAGCTGATTCAAACTATTTTGTTGTATATAACAAGAAGAAACAGTCTCTTCTACTTTATGAAAATAAATATCCCGAAGAGTTTACTCTACTTGATTCATTGGAATACTCAACATCTGTCAATCTTTTGTGGAGTTTTGATGGCGACTATATTTTGCAAACCGATAAAGAGTTGCTTGTAATCGGTGTGGAGAATAATACGCTCTCGATTAAAAAATCGTTTAATACAACCGGTATATTCCGAATTCAGGATTATAACAATAATTTATATGGTATTTCATTCGATGGTAAATTTGCCAGAATAAGAGATAATGAAAAGAAGTATGATTTTTCACAATTGCTACAATTACAATACTCACCGAGCGGGTTCCAGCTCAAAGATGATTATTTATATGTATCCCATAATAAGAGAAATAGACTTCTCTCGATTTTTGATAAAAACCATGAAACTAATCATGAACGATTACAAATGTGGAGCACCGGCTTCAAAATTTTATCAGATCATCCATTGTTTGGGGTAGGGGATATTGATCTTAAGACCATTTATTCGAAATATAAAGAACCATATTTTAAAGAGGATTTTGGACATCTTCATAACAACTACATCCATTTCCTTGTAATTTTAGGAGTCATTGGATTTATTGTGGTTGTTTATCTGCTCGGGTCGATTCTTAAATTAAATATTAAAATTTACTCCAGATTAAAAAATATCCCGTATGCATCCTCATATTCATTAGGAACTCTTGCCGCATTTATTGGATTTTTATTCTCCGGAATTGGTGAATGGAATTTTGGTGATCAGGAAATTATTACCCTCGTTTGGTTTACATTGGGTTTGAATATCGCGTTTTATAAAAATTATTCTTCAGAATTGGAAAATGGAAAAAAAGATTAA
- a CDS encoding ABC transporter ATP-binding protein, which translates to MKTYLRILKYLKPYWKHVSLSTGFSILYAMLNGLSIYLLIPLLDTLFQDKAAIKNTAEVSNPITSESIFKPLINFFNSIIDSIKNYIFDGSTQEVLLKVCLLVLFTFFAKNIFGYLQAYFLAFVEQGMMRDLRNEAYRHLHKLPMSFYKNEKTGNLISRIINDVNAVQQSISAVFLNLVREPITIMVFLAIALSISWRLTIFSILVLPLTIGVIAWIGLILRKQSAILQAKMADLTTVLHETITGVKVVKAFGMEEYENKKFESETQKFFKLILKIVRIRNSASPATEFLSVVVGAAMIYYGGELVLITKTIKASEFLVFLMAIFQMMPPIKELSSVNNRIQESSAAADRIFEIIDIKPSISNNPNSKNISSFNDSIEFRNVDFHYDDSDELVLNDINIKTNKGEIIALVGSSGAGKTTFVDLIPRFYDPTSGKLLIDGTDIKELLIEDVRKLMGIVTQETVLFNESVRNNIAYGLSNYDEEKLISAAKAANAHKFIIEMPNGYDTIIGEKGTKLSGGQRQRIAIARALLKNPPIMIFDEATSALDNESEVLVQEAIERLMFDRTTFVVAHRLSTIRNADRILVFEKGKIVQDGKHEALLNQTDGIYKKLYDLQFKNI; encoded by the coding sequence ATGAAAACTTATTTACGAATACTTAAGTATTTAAAACCATACTGGAAGCATGTTTCATTATCTACTGGCTTTTCAATATTATATGCGATGTTGAATGGACTTTCTATTTATTTACTCATTCCACTACTCGATACTTTATTTCAGGATAAAGCTGCTATTAAAAATACAGCCGAAGTATCAAACCCAATAACCAGCGAATCAATTTTCAAACCATTAATTAATTTCTTTAATTCAATAATTGATTCAATAAAAAACTACATATTCGACGGATCTACTCAAGAAGTCCTTCTAAAAGTATGTTTATTGGTACTATTTACCTTTTTTGCTAAAAATATATTCGGCTATCTTCAGGCTTACTTTTTAGCTTTTGTTGAACAGGGGATGATGCGCGATCTCAGAAATGAAGCTTATCGACATCTACATAAACTACCAATGAGTTTCTATAAAAATGAGAAAACCGGTAATCTCATCTCTAGAATTATAAATGATGTAAACGCGGTGCAGCAAAGTATCTCGGCCGTCTTTCTTAATTTAGTAAGAGAACCAATAACAATAATGGTTTTTTTGGCGATAGCTCTATCAATTAGCTGGCGGTTAACTATATTTTCGATACTTGTCCTTCCATTAACTATTGGAGTAATTGCGTGGATTGGATTAATTCTAAGAAAGCAAAGTGCTATTCTGCAAGCAAAGATGGCAGATCTCACCACTGTTTTACATGAAACTATAACCGGTGTAAAAGTGGTGAAAGCTTTTGGAATGGAGGAATATGAGAATAAAAAATTTGAGAGTGAGACACAGAAGTTTTTTAAGCTAATATTAAAAATTGTTCGAATTAGAAACTCGGCTTCTCCAGCAACAGAATTTTTGAGCGTTGTAGTAGGTGCTGCTATGATTTATTATGGCGGTGAATTAGTGCTAATCACTAAAACTATAAAAGCTAGTGAGTTCCTAGTATTTCTCATGGCAATTTTTCAGATGATGCCCCCAATAAAAGAACTTAGCAGCGTGAATAACCGGATTCAGGAATCAAGCGCGGCGGCAGATAGAATTTTTGAAATCATTGATATTAAACCAAGTATATCTAATAATCCAAATTCGAAGAACATTAGCTCATTTAATGATTCAATTGAATTTAGAAATGTAGATTTTCATTATGATGATTCGGATGAACTTGTACTTAACGATATAAATATTAAAACTAATAAAGGAGAAATAATTGCTCTTGTAGGAAGTAGCGGGGCAGGTAAAACAACCTTTGTCGATTTAATCCCCCGTTTTTATGATCCGACTTCAGGTAAATTATTGATTGATGGAACTGATATTAAAGAACTTCTTATTGAGGATGTTCGTAAACTTATGGGAATTGTAACGCAAGAAACTGTTCTCTTCAATGAATCGGTAAGAAATAATATCGCATACGGACTCAGCAATTATGATGAGGAAAAATTGATTTCTGCTGCCAAAGCAGCAAATGCGCATAAGTTTATAATTGAAATGCCTAATGGGTACGATACAATTATTGGGGAGAAGGGAACGAAGCTCTCAGGCGGACAAAGGCAGAGAATTGCTATTGCCAGGGCACTCCTTAAAAATCCACCAATTATGATTTTCGACGAAGCCACATCAGCCCTTGATAATGAATCGGAAGTTCTAGTTCAAGAAGCCATTGAAAGATTAATGTTTGATAGGACAACTTTTGTGGTTGCTCACCGTTTAAGTACAATTAGAAATGCCGATAGAATTTTAGTTTTCGAGAAGGGTAAAATTGTGCAGGATGGAAAGCATGAAGCTCTTCTTAATCAAACCGATGGAATTTATAAAAAACTATATGACTTACAATTTAAAAACATATGA
- the xerD gene encoding site-specific tyrosine recombinase XerD, whose translation MQAFLKEYISILRFEKNLSDNSLFAYQSDLNKLIDYLDKNSIDDWNNVDSKILTKYLELQRELGVDSSTTARYLSSIKGLFAFLHQSSYIENDPTQKLASVKRSRKLPAVLTYDEIEQILQKADVEEHTGLRDRTILEVSYSCGLRVSELINLKISDILFEEEVMRVFGKGSKERIIPIGSSAISWINKYLKNARPIFEKKNKSENFLFLNKRGTKLSRMWIWKIFVKYAKEAGIIKEIHPHTFRHSFATHLLEGGADLRAVQEMLGHADISTTQIYTHVDRNYIKQVHKEHHPRG comes from the coding sequence ATGCAAGCATTTCTGAAAGAGTATATCTCCATTCTTCGCTTTGAAAAAAATCTTTCTGATAATTCACTTTTTGCTTACCAAAGCGATTTAAATAAATTAATCGATTATCTGGACAAAAATTCGATTGATGATTGGAACAATGTTGACTCAAAAATTCTTACAAAATATTTGGAATTGCAGAGAGAGCTTGGTGTGGACTCCTCAACCACAGCGAGATATTTATCCTCAATAAAAGGATTATTTGCATTTTTGCATCAATCCTCATATATAGAAAATGATCCAACTCAAAAATTAGCTTCTGTGAAAAGGAGCCGTAAACTCCCCGCGGTGTTAACTTACGATGAGATTGAACAAATTTTGCAAAAGGCAGATGTTGAAGAACACACCGGACTTCGTGATAGAACTATTCTAGAAGTCTCTTATTCATGTGGTTTAAGGGTTTCTGAACTAATCAATTTAAAAATTAGTGACATCCTTTTTGAGGAGGAAGTAATGAGAGTTTTTGGGAAAGGTTCAAAAGAAAGAATTATTCCTATTGGCAGTAGTGCAATTAGTTGGATCAATAAATATTTGAAAAATGCACGACCAATCTTTGAGAAGAAAAATAAGAGTGAAAACTTTCTATTTTTAAATAAAAGGGGTACAAAACTTTCAAGAATGTGGATTTGGAAAATATTTGTTAAATATGCAAAAGAAGCTGGAATTATTAAGGAAATTCATCCGCATACATTTAGGCATTCCTTCGCAACCCATTTATTAGAAGGTGGAGCAGACTTGAGAGCAGTTCAAGAAATGCTTGGGCACGCTGACATTTCAACCACCCAAATTTATACTCACGTTGACCGAAACTATATTAAGCAAGTTCACAAAGAGCATCATCCAAGGGGTTAA